The following are encoded in a window of uncultured Sphaerochaeta sp. genomic DNA:
- a CDS encoding DUF4417 domain-containing protein translates to MPQSLMVLSGKQPAPKRDRPYFLRHRYSSNNTWGIPTLKKNTTLSLEHLGVIRYDNTRCKDKRSKNKVVHFFIDDNKFENTYYQPEGCLRKLAQYKYILTPDFSLYTDMPLALQLFNTFRNRWCGAFWQDLGLSVFPTITWGAKESFAFCFKGVPIRSIVAISTIGCKHCKEAFLLGYREMLKQIKPELVLCFDRPFPEMEGNVIYIQTDRFPQKKKKERTIWEEEELVQGTLDLGK, encoded by the coding sequence TTGCCACAATCATTGATGGTATTATCAGGGAAACAGCCCGCTCCTAAAAGAGATCGCCCTTACTTTCTTCGTCATAGGTACTCATCCAATAATACTTGGGGGATTCCTACGCTCAAGAAGAACACTACGCTTTCTCTGGAACACCTCGGTGTTATTCGCTATGACAATACAAGATGCAAGGACAAACGTAGTAAAAACAAGGTCGTCCATTTTTTCATTGATGACAATAAATTTGAGAATACCTATTACCAGCCTGAAGGCTGCCTAAGAAAGCTAGCTCAATACAAATACATCTTGACCCCAGATTTTAGTCTTTATACGGATATGCCTCTTGCCCTACAACTATTCAATACCTTCAGAAACAGATGGTGTGGCGCTTTTTGGCAAGATTTGGGCCTCTCAGTTTTTCCGACCATAACATGGGGTGCCAAGGAAAGCTTTGCTTTTTGTTTCAAAGGCGTTCCTATACGATCAATCGTGGCTATCTCTACAATTGGGTGTAAGCATTGCAAAGAGGCTTTTCTGCTTGGATATCGTGAAATGCTTAAACAAATCAAGCCAGAACTTGTATTGTGTTTTGACAGACCGTTTCCAGAAATGGAAGGCAATGTCATCTATATACAAACCGATCGTTTTCCACAAAAGAAGAAAAAGGAGAGAACTATATGGGAGGAAGAGGAACTGGTTCAAGGTACTTTGGACCTAGGCAAATAG
- a CDS encoding FAD-dependent oxidoreductase, with the protein MKERYDVVVVGGGIAGLVASAYCARSGCSVLLCEQQERLGGLVNSFERDGFIYDQGIRAIENSGIIFPMLKQLDIDIPWVRSPVTLAVGDEKVVVESKESFAGYQAMLENLYPENKHDIASIMEEIKKITTYMNVLYGIDNPMFLDSYEDLSYVRKTLLPWLFKYMKTIGKIGKLNEPVAEYLQKFTNNQALIDIIAQHFFADTPTFFALSYFGLYLEYQYPMGGTGALPMALEKYLRSHDVDILLNYPATKIDVELQTIEGRIKYDHLIWAADLKQLYRLLKTTPLRDPKKQDTIEKTSSLLETKHGGDSIFSLFVATDLPPSYFKERSTPHLFYTPNNKGLSTVDIKALDPTIHDKQVIKEYLKAYLETTTYEISIPVLRDPNLAPPEKTAIIISTLASYELFKRIENDGWYEEAKQFSQEHMIKTLASSLYEGLEEHILDAFTSTPRTIEKLTSNSEGAITGWAFTEGEVPVIHSMKKITKSVITPLPHISQAGQWSFSPSGLPISVMTGKLAAGRALKELGKK; encoded by the coding sequence ATGAAGGAACGCTATGATGTGGTGGTAGTCGGGGGTGGAATCGCTGGGTTGGTGGCTTCTGCATACTGTGCCCGCTCTGGGTGTTCAGTCCTACTCTGCGAGCAGCAAGAGAGGCTTGGTGGACTGGTTAATTCCTTCGAGCGAGATGGGTTTATCTATGACCAGGGGATTAGGGCTATTGAAAACTCAGGCATTATCTTCCCAATGTTGAAACAATTGGATATCGATATTCCATGGGTACGAAGCCCCGTAACTCTTGCAGTTGGCGATGAGAAGGTTGTGGTAGAGAGCAAAGAAAGCTTTGCAGGCTACCAAGCAATGCTTGAAAACCTCTACCCTGAAAACAAGCATGACATTGCTTCCATCATGGAGGAGATCAAGAAGATCACCACCTATATGAATGTATTGTACGGAATCGACAACCCAATGTTCCTCGACTCCTACGAAGATCTCTCCTACGTCAGGAAAACCCTTCTCCCTTGGTTGTTCAAGTATATGAAAACCATCGGTAAAATCGGTAAGTTGAATGAACCAGTAGCCGAGTACTTGCAGAAGTTCACCAACAACCAGGCTTTGATAGATATCATCGCCCAGCATTTCTTTGCAGACACCCCAACCTTTTTTGCATTGAGTTACTTTGGGCTGTATCTCGAATACCAATACCCCATGGGAGGAACCGGTGCTCTTCCTATGGCGTTGGAAAAGTATCTCCGTTCCCACGATGTCGACATTCTGCTGAATTACCCTGCCACCAAGATAGATGTAGAACTACAGACTATTGAAGGTCGTATCAAGTATGATCATCTTATCTGGGCAGCAGATTTAAAGCAACTCTACAGACTTCTTAAAACTACACCACTACGTGATCCAAAAAAGCAAGATACTATAGAGAAAACAAGTAGCCTGCTTGAAACAAAGCACGGAGGAGACTCCATTTTCTCTCTCTTTGTTGCAACTGATCTTCCTCCATCGTACTTCAAGGAACGTTCCACTCCCCACTTATTCTATACTCCAAACAACAAGGGATTGAGTACGGTAGACATAAAAGCGTTGGATCCTACAATCCATGATAAACAAGTGATCAAGGAGTATCTCAAGGCATATCTAGAAACCACCACCTATGAGATTTCCATCCCTGTGCTCAGGGATCCTAATCTGGCTCCTCCAGAAAAGACAGCCATTATTATCAGCACACTGGCGTCCTACGAACTATTCAAACGTATTGAGAACGATGGTTGGTATGAAGAGGCTAAGCAGTTCTCCCAGGAGCACATGATTAAAACACTTGCTTCCTCCCTCTATGAAGGACTGGAGGAACATATTCTGGATGCTTTCACTTCCACCCCGCGTACTATCGAAAAGCTGACAAGCAATAGTGAGGGAGCTATCACTGGTTGGGCTTTCACCGAGGGGGAGGTTCCTGTTATCCATTCGATGAAGAAGATAACCAAGTCTGTCATTACCCCACTTCCTCACATAAGCCAAGCAGGTCAGTGGAGTTTCAGCCCCTCTGGTCTGCCCATTTCAGTCATGACGGGAAAACTGGCAGCTGGTAGGGCATTGAAGGAGTTAGGGAAGAAATAA
- a CDS encoding AAA family ATPase translates to MMKRKISGALKKWRQEEQGRTALLIDGARRVGKSYIVEEFAKEEYKSYIVIDFNRVNKEVKELFINYLNDLDTLFLYLSNYYNVKLYERETLIILDEVQLFPKARAAIKYLVGDGRYDYIETGSLMSIKTNVQDIVIPSEERHLSMYPMDFEEFLWALEDETLMDYIRKCFSEKKSMGQVLHRKAMDYFRQYLIVGGMPQAVEEYIRTRDFDRVDRIKRDILTLYRADIIKHAKGYEMKTEQIFDDIPAQLQKHDRKFRVSSLKKEARLRDYEDALFWLDDAMIVNICYNSSAPTIGLRLNMDRMTLKCYMADTGLLISHAFDENGIVSEELYKKILFDKLEVNLGMIVENIVAQMLVTGGHKLYFYYNSSREDITSRMKIDFLIAKNKISNRHNISPIEVKSSKNYSLKSLQKFKAKFTAQLHTRYVLHPSDLKIEKDIIYLPLYMTPLL, encoded by the coding sequence ATGATGAAGAGAAAAATTTCAGGTGCATTGAAGAAATGGAGACAAGAAGAACAAGGCCGTACTGCGCTTCTCATCGATGGAGCTCGTCGTGTCGGAAAAAGTTATATAGTTGAAGAGTTTGCTAAGGAAGAATATAAGAGCTATATCGTTATTGACTTCAATCGCGTGAACAAGGAAGTCAAGGAGCTCTTCATTAACTATCTGAATGACCTAGATACCTTATTCCTATACTTATCAAACTATTATAATGTAAAGTTGTATGAACGAGAGACCCTGATAATTCTTGATGAGGTTCAACTCTTTCCAAAAGCTCGGGCAGCCATAAAATATCTTGTTGGAGATGGAAGATATGACTATATAGAGACAGGTTCCCTTATGAGCATCAAGACCAATGTACAAGACATTGTCATTCCTTCAGAAGAACGTCACTTGAGTATGTATCCGATGGATTTCGAGGAATTCCTCTGGGCTCTAGAAGATGAAACACTTATGGACTACATAAGAAAATGTTTTTCAGAGAAAAAGTCGATGGGACAGGTCCTTCATAGAAAAGCCATGGACTACTTCAGGCAATACCTCATCGTAGGAGGAATGCCACAAGCAGTTGAAGAATATATACGGACTCGTGACTTCGATCGGGTAGACCGAATTAAACGAGATATTCTCACGTTGTACCGTGCTGATATTATAAAACATGCCAAGGGCTATGAAATGAAAACAGAGCAAATCTTCGATGATATTCCTGCACAGCTCCAAAAGCATGATAGGAAATTCAGGGTATCCTCGTTAAAGAAAGAAGCACGTCTTCGTGATTACGAGGATGCTCTTTTCTGGCTAGATGACGCCATGATTGTGAACATCTGCTACAATTCCAGCGCACCAACCATTGGGTTGAGACTAAACATGGACCGTATGACTCTTAAATGCTATATGGCAGATACAGGTCTACTCATCAGTCACGCATTTGATGAAAATGGAATTGTGAGTGAAGAGCTATACAAGAAAATACTCTTCGACAAGCTTGAAGTAAATCTTGGAATGATTGTAGAGAATATTGTGGCCCAGATGCTGGTGACAGGGGGCCATAAACTGTACTTTTATTATAATTCCTCACGAGAGGATATAACTTCACGAATGAAAATTGATTTCCTGATAGCAAAAAACAAGATTAGCAACAGACACAACATAAGCCCTATTGAGGTAAAATCCAGCAAAAATTATTCCTTAAAATCCCTGCAGAAATTCAAGGCAAAGTTTACAGCACAACTACATACTCGCTATGTATTACATCCCAGTGATCTAAAGATAGAAAAGGATATTATCTATCTCCCTCTGTATATGACACCGCTTCTGTGA
- a CDS encoding sugar-binding domain-containing protein, which produces MEEYMQGVPRGEYPRPNFVREHWLSLNGTWEFSFDQPIFNSQITVPFVYEATMSGIGDTAFHETVWYRKRFMLDKQYDGHRVILHFGAVDYFCEVSVNGNLVLAHEGGQTSFSVDITDNVQFGSEAVVVLKVKDDPYDMEIPRGKQYWEEKPKSIFYMHSCGIWQSVWIEYVPQSYIASVRITPLFDEKAVKFDYRLVGEKDHVFETELFFEGLSIASIAINTKSLKGSFKILLQDTAQRHWNFYEDMAWSPENPRLFDVNFRLKGSHSVTDEVQSYFGMRKISIENGIFMLNNRPYFQRLVLDQGYWPESLMTAPSDDSFIEDIKLVKAMGFNGVRKHQKVEDPRFLFHADKMGLLVWGEIGSAHNYSVSYASRMYKEWMDVLVRDYNHPCIVVWTPLNESWGIQEVLTSKEQQAHCNALVQMTKSIDVTRLIVDNDGWEHTCGDIWSVHDYEGNAEEFAKHYLTTNALLSFKPAGKEHFINGYTANGKPILVSEFGGIKFIGEGSTDSQESWGYTADTTAESFEKHLASLFKALQASSIVQGYCYTQLTDVATERNGLLTEKREPKIPVESMKEINEG; this is translated from the coding sequence ATGGAGGAATATATGCAAGGAGTCCCGAGGGGAGAGTACCCGAGACCGAATTTTGTGAGAGAGCACTGGCTCTCTTTGAATGGAACCTGGGAGTTCTCATTTGATCAACCGATTTTTAATAGCCAAATTACTGTTCCCTTTGTATATGAAGCAACAATGTCGGGGATTGGTGATACTGCATTTCACGAAACGGTATGGTACCGTAAGAGGTTTATGCTTGATAAGCAATATGATGGGCATCGGGTTATACTGCACTTTGGGGCTGTTGATTATTTCTGTGAGGTCAGTGTCAATGGGAACCTGGTGCTGGCTCATGAAGGTGGCCAGACTTCTTTTTCCGTTGATATTACCGACAACGTACAGTTCGGATCTGAGGCAGTAGTAGTGCTCAAGGTCAAGGATGATCCTTACGATATGGAGATTCCTCGAGGAAAACAGTATTGGGAAGAAAAGCCCAAGAGTATTTTTTATATGCATTCCTGTGGCATTTGGCAAAGTGTATGGATTGAGTATGTACCCCAGAGCTATATTGCTTCAGTGAGGATTACCCCATTATTTGATGAAAAGGCTGTAAAATTTGATTATCGTCTTGTGGGGGAGAAAGACCATGTTTTTGAGACAGAGCTCTTCTTCGAAGGTCTTTCGATTGCTTCCATTGCAATAAATACGAAAAGTCTAAAGGGTAGCTTCAAGATATTATTGCAGGATACAGCACAACGACATTGGAATTTCTATGAAGATATGGCTTGGTCCCCTGAAAACCCAAGGTTATTTGATGTCAATTTTAGGTTGAAAGGTTCCCATTCTGTAACTGATGAGGTGCAATCATATTTTGGAATGCGAAAGATTTCAATTGAGAATGGTATCTTCATGCTGAATAATCGACCATATTTTCAACGGTTGGTCCTTGATCAAGGGTACTGGCCAGAATCATTGATGACAGCACCTTCAGATGATTCATTCATTGAGGATATTAAACTCGTCAAGGCGATGGGATTCAATGGAGTAAGAAAACATCAGAAGGTAGAGGATCCTCGGTTTCTGTTCCATGCAGATAAGATGGGGTTGTTGGTTTGGGGTGAGATTGGTTCAGCGCATAACTATTCGGTCTCCTATGCTTCAAGAATGTACAAGGAATGGATGGATGTTCTCGTACGTGACTATAATCATCCATGTATTGTTGTTTGGACTCCATTAAACGAATCATGGGGTATCCAAGAGGTATTGACGAGCAAGGAACAGCAAGCTCATTGTAATGCTCTCGTGCAAATGACAAAGTCAATCGATGTTACAAGGCTTATTGTCGATAATGATGGTTGGGAGCACACTTGCGGTGATATTTGGTCAGTACATGATTATGAAGGGAATGCAGAAGAGTTTGCAAAGCATTATCTAACAACCAATGCTCTTTTATCATTCAAACCCGCGGGAAAAGAACATTTTATCAATGGGTATACCGCCAATGGAAAACCGATTCTCGTAAGTGAATTCGGGGGGATCAAGTTCATTGGAGAAGGTAGTACCGATTCCCAGGAATCCTGGGGGTATACCGCTGATACAACTGCTGAATCTTTCGAGAAACATCTTGCTTCGCTTTTTAAGGCTCTCCAAGCGAGTAGTATTGTACAAGGCTACTGCTATACCCAACTTACTGATGTTGCAACAGAGAGGAATGGATTACTTACAGAGAAGAGAGAACCCAAAATTCCGGTAGAATCTATGAAAGAGATAAATGAAGGATAG
- a CDS encoding glycoside hydrolase family 43 protein yields the protein MKTYTNPLSHDGLRPDPFILRFDGTYYLYVTHPQILCWSSKDLVSWKEEGPVIAEQLFGDLVPFAPEVIYVNGWFYMYASPSGTGHCVLRSTSPTGPFTLHAEGLERSLDGSPFMDDDGNLYLYWADDRGILGCAMQSPSEPGETVLVCKTDMGWTEGPQVLKEDGLYYLTYCGNHYLSKGYRIYCAVSTNPLGPYKNVSAQPILVQTNGPCVGLGHCSTVWGPDLQVRYMAYHNLNKDRSRDFSIAPVSFSPSEVSVLGHCNYEQPVPKLPDVTTKVISSAQQEWEPDRAYDVTGAVAEVSMISATLPFGVCFGALALTVTAEHKLVVRNHECTLYSALLPFKVKPKVLHTFVMQSHEGMVSIFLDGLLVAAVQVAQSNIGPIGSLPGENERIITHAQLSYGSRQKAFEALAIPIPAKVNMRNACKVNVPSAGTYLVHRSTQNTDLEAAQLQCEKMFLKKGVQTLQCGSSEQYMVIHKRAQQLTATAQWKPKGAYGKYVCGDTYTSAFEMHAVVKRNQMGPEGSFGVMFRVTDQADGGEGSDPVLGRNFFNGYSCMISAENITLFKHMYCQEPLVEVPHTEFLGKPLSLKVIAKEQDIQIFFEDRLLLTYRDTKQPFLYGKVGIRYVGSLMDSAEITLTCLD from the coding sequence ATGAAAACCTATACGAATCCTCTTTCCCATGATGGGTTGCGCCCAGATCCCTTCATCTTGCGATTTGATGGAACATATTATCTCTATGTTACCCACCCTCAGATCCTCTGTTGGAGTTCTAAGGATCTTGTTTCTTGGAAAGAGGAAGGGCCCGTCATTGCAGAGCAACTTTTTGGAGACCTGGTCCCGTTCGCTCCTGAGGTCATCTATGTGAATGGTTGGTTCTATATGTATGCGTCCCCATCCGGAACCGGGCACTGTGTACTAAGAAGTACTTCCCCAACTGGACCCTTTACACTTCATGCAGAAGGACTCGAGAGAAGTCTTGATGGTTCACCTTTTATGGATGATGACGGGAATCTATATCTTTATTGGGCAGATGACAGAGGAATTCTTGGGTGTGCCATGCAGAGTCCTTCAGAACCAGGTGAAACAGTTCTGGTATGCAAGACAGACATGGGATGGACTGAGGGCCCTCAAGTACTTAAGGAAGATGGTCTGTATTATCTGACCTATTGTGGTAATCACTATCTCAGCAAGGGATATCGTATTTATTGTGCAGTAAGTACCAACCCTTTAGGGCCGTATAAGAATGTTTCTGCCCAACCAATTTTAGTACAAACAAATGGACCTTGTGTTGGTCTGGGCCATTGTTCAACGGTTTGGGGGCCAGATCTTCAAGTACGTTATATGGCGTACCATAATCTAAACAAAGACAGGAGTCGTGATTTCAGTATTGCTCCTGTTTCTTTCTCCCCAAGTGAGGTGAGTGTACTGGGACACTGCAATTACGAGCAACCGGTTCCAAAGCTTCCTGATGTAACAACAAAAGTTATTTCCTCAGCTCAACAAGAATGGGAACCCGATAGAGCATATGATGTCACTGGAGCAGTGGCAGAGGTTTCAATGATTTCTGCTACACTGCCATTTGGTGTTTGTTTTGGAGCATTGGCTCTTACTGTAACTGCTGAACACAAGTTGGTTGTAAGGAATCATGAATGTACGTTGTATTCAGCGTTGCTTCCCTTTAAGGTCAAACCAAAGGTTTTGCATACGTTTGTGATGCAATCACATGAAGGGATGGTGTCAATCTTCCTGGATGGATTGTTGGTGGCGGCAGTGCAGGTCGCCCAATCCAATATTGGTCCCATAGGCAGCCTTCCAGGGGAAAATGAGAGAATCATAACGCATGCACAACTCTCCTATGGTTCCAGACAGAAAGCATTTGAAGCGCTTGCGATTCCAATTCCTGCCAAGGTGAACATGCGTAATGCATGCAAGGTGAATGTCCCGAGTGCTGGTACCTATCTTGTGCATCGTAGTACTCAAAATACAGATCTAGAGGCTGCTCAACTTCAGTGTGAAAAGATGTTCTTGAAGAAGGGTGTCCAGACGTTACAATGCGGGAGCTCTGAACAGTATATGGTGATCCATAAGCGCGCACAGCAATTGACAGCAACTGCTCAATGGAAACCAAAAGGTGCCTATGGAAAATATGTATGTGGGGATACCTATACAAGTGCTTTTGAGATGCATGCAGTTGTAAAAAGGAACCAGATGGGGCCAGAAGGATCGTTTGGCGTTATGTTCCGGGTAACTGACCAAGCTGATGGGGGAGAAGGGAGTGATCCTGTTCTCGGACGTAATTTCTTCAATGGCTATAGTTGTATGATCAGCGCTGAAAACATCACCTTGTTCAAGCACATGTATTGCCAAGAGCCGCTGGTTGAGGTTCCTCATACTGAGTTTCTTGGGAAACCGCTATCTCTCAAGGTAATCGCAAAAGAACAAGATATTCAGATATTTTTTGAAGATAGACTCTTACTTACATACAGAGATACAAAACAACCTTTCCTCTATGGAAAGGTTGGAATACGGTATGTTGGCTCGCTCATGGATAGTGCTGAGATTACACTCACCTGTCTCGATTAA
- a CDS encoding carbohydrate ABC transporter permease — MMVSNSKTLQHLFLKYLAWAMLLLGALTMVLPFVWMISTSLKHANLVYTIPPTWIPNPVDWENYRAVWEVSNLATGLLNSAIVSLSVVCLATLTSSMAAFAFSKLYIPYKQVIFTILLTTMMIPVVVLLVPQFILYSKMKWIDTLLPLIVPASLCNINMIFFLKQYLSGLPKDLLEAAKIDGASYFGIYWRIYLPLMKTAIVANTILLFMATWNDYFAPLIFTHSRDKQTVQVAIAMMNSHYAQQTDIPLVMAASLIAVLPVLVLFIICQKYFVDSFAMTGIKG; from the coding sequence ATGATGGTGAGTAACAGTAAGACATTACAACATTTATTTCTTAAGTACCTGGCCTGGGCAATGCTTCTTCTGGGAGCCCTGACCATGGTTCTTCCCTTTGTGTGGATGATAAGCACGTCCCTCAAGCATGCCAATCTTGTATATACCATTCCTCCGACTTGGATCCCTAATCCAGTAGATTGGGAGAATTATCGTGCTGTGTGGGAGGTTTCAAACTTAGCGACAGGTCTCCTGAACAGTGCAATTGTATCGCTGTCGGTTGTGTGTTTGGCGACGTTGACCTCTTCAATGGCTGCTTTTGCCTTCTCCAAGTTGTATATCCCCTATAAACAGGTGATATTCACCATACTGCTGACAACCATGATGATTCCTGTAGTGGTATTGCTCGTTCCGCAATTCATCCTGTACTCCAAGATGAAGTGGATTGATACACTCCTGCCTCTGATTGTCCCGGCTTCGCTCTGTAATATCAATATGATTTTCTTCTTGAAGCAGTATCTGAGCGGACTACCAAAAGACTTGCTTGAGGCTGCTAAAATTGATGGAGCCTCCTACTTCGGCATCTATTGGAGAATCTATCTTCCACTGATGAAGACTGCGATTGTTGCAAATACGATTCTCTTGTTCATGGCAACGTGGAACGATTACTTTGCCCCTCTCATCTTCACCCATAGCAGGGATAAGCAGACAGTGCAGGTGGCAATAGCGATGATGAACTCCCACTATGCGCAGCAGACTGATATCCCGTTAGTGATGGCAGCATCCCTCATTGCGGTTCTTCCTGTACTGGTGCTGTTTATAATCTGCCAGAAATATTTTGTCGATTCCTTTGCGATGACTGGAATTAAAGGATGA
- a CDS encoding sugar ABC transporter permease has product MKQISSMRRKEGIAGVLFIAPTIVYFLVFFALPLFVCIYASFTNWNILSPNKSFVGWRNYGKLLSDPKFWTALGNTFYMLIPIPLYLFFGLLFAYACHKKIPWERLFRVIYYLPYISSIVALVIIWKWLFNSEFGLVSHLLSQFGVAPIDWLNDPIWTKRMIVLMITWKFIGIISIYYLAVLKSISKTYYEAAKIDGASKTQQFFRITFPLITPTTFYLGVVGLIGSLQTFVEIQLFAPDGGRGYGVATIVYYIWQKAFQSSQMGYASATATLFGIFILLLTVLQLSVSKWWVYDGE; this is encoded by the coding sequence ATGAAGCAAATAAGTTCCATGAGACGCAAAGAGGGTATAGCAGGAGTGTTGTTCATTGCTCCCACGATTGTCTATTTCCTCGTATTTTTTGCACTGCCTCTTTTTGTCTGTATATATGCTAGCTTTACCAACTGGAATATACTTTCCCCCAACAAGAGTTTTGTAGGCTGGCGTAACTACGGGAAATTACTTTCAGATCCTAAGTTTTGGACCGCCTTGGGCAATACCTTCTACATGTTGATACCCATCCCTTTGTATCTGTTCTTTGGGTTGCTGTTTGCCTATGCCTGCCATAAGAAAATTCCTTGGGAACGACTTTTCCGAGTTATCTATTATTTACCCTACATCTCATCCATTGTGGCATTGGTCATCATATGGAAATGGTTGTTCAACTCAGAATTTGGCTTGGTAAGCCATTTGCTATCCCAATTCGGTGTTGCCCCGATTGACTGGCTGAATGATCCCATATGGACCAAGAGAATGATTGTACTCATGATCACCTGGAAATTTATTGGGATTATTTCCATATATTACTTGGCTGTATTGAAGAGTATTTCAAAAACGTACTATGAAGCTGCAAAGATTGACGGAGCATCCAAGACCCAGCAATTCTTCAGAATTACCTTTCCCCTGATAACACCAACCACGTTTTATCTTGGGGTTGTGGGACTTATTGGATCGCTGCAGACATTCGTGGAAATCCAGCTTTTTGCTCCTGATGGAGGGAGGGGGTATGGTGTGGCCACCATCGTGTACTACATCTGGCAGAAAGCGTTCCAGTCGAGTCAGATGGGGTATGCCAGTGCTACAGCGACTCTGTTTGGGATATTTATTCTTCTCCTGACAGTCTTGCAACTTTCAGTTTCCAAATGGTGGGTCTATGATGGTGAGTAA
- a CDS encoding sugar ABC transporter substrate-binding protein, which produces MNSFKKLVIFMCLALLLVLPLSAAGQKDSQEDGKTKLTFMGWGTDAEIDTYQTMIDAFEQDYPNVEVEYIVVADNEFDTKLQAMIGAGSAPDVFYCQIDKFMKYTATGNLLNITPYVEDNEIFNEDNVWSSIIDLYRYDGKQLGRGNVYALPKDVSVFPIFYNVDLFKAAGVVPPTAADPWDWNDYLEAAKKLTTGTGDEKVYGSGAYSLESAVWSNGAEFVDQETLSQVTIDDPAFIEALQWAADLRLVHHVAPTVTESASLSDYDRFKQGKLAMVGAGTWSLGDFWQNCDFTFDVMNWPVSPRTGKSEIWFGSAGLSVSSQTKHPEEAFNLAAYLAFNENSQRTAYQKGQAIPMLKDMAYDEFAKLEQDPENKQVLFDILENHARVATQSKTFTQEWFADFNSNVGVVFNGEKSAESFCMEFKPGIQQMLDDSIALSKEFSL; this is translated from the coding sequence ATGAATTCGTTCAAAAAACTGGTGATTTTTATGTGCTTGGCACTACTTCTCGTGCTTCCCTTGTCGGCAGCAGGACAGAAAGATTCACAAGAAGACGGAAAGACAAAGTTGACATTCATGGGCTGGGGAACCGATGCTGAAATTGATACCTATCAGACCATGATTGATGCCTTCGAACAAGATTATCCCAACGTGGAAGTGGAATACATCGTTGTTGCCGATAATGAGTTTGATACCAAGCTTCAGGCAATGATCGGTGCTGGTTCTGCTCCTGACGTGTTCTACTGCCAGATAGATAAGTTCATGAAGTATACTGCTACTGGGAATCTGCTGAACATTACTCCATATGTGGAAGATAATGAGATCTTTAATGAAGATAATGTATGGTCCAGCATTATTGACTTGTATCGTTACGATGGCAAGCAATTGGGACGCGGTAATGTTTATGCGTTACCCAAGGACGTAAGTGTATTCCCCATCTTCTATAATGTTGACCTGTTCAAGGCTGCTGGTGTCGTTCCTCCGACTGCTGCAGATCCATGGGATTGGAATGATTATCTGGAAGCTGCCAAGAAACTTACCACGGGTACTGGTGATGAGAAAGTATATGGCTCTGGAGCATACTCACTGGAATCTGCAGTTTGGTCCAATGGTGCAGAGTTCGTAGATCAGGAGACCCTGAGCCAGGTGACCATTGATGATCCTGCCTTCATTGAAGCTTTGCAATGGGCTGCAGATCTCCGCCTTGTGCATCATGTAGCACCTACAGTCACAGAAAGTGCATCGCTCAGTGACTATGATCGCTTCAAGCAGGGAAAACTTGCAATGGTAGGGGCAGGAACATGGAGTCTTGGTGACTTCTGGCAAAACTGTGATTTCACTTTTGATGTCATGAACTGGCCGGTAAGCCCTCGTACTGGAAAGAGTGAAATTTGGTTTGGTAGCGCAGGTCTGAGTGTATCCTCGCAGACAAAACATCCTGAGGAAGCGTTCAATCTTGCAGCATATCTGGCATTCAATGAAAATTCCCAGAGAACTGCGTATCAGAAAGGACAGGCAATTCCCATGCTCAAGGACATGGCCTATGATGAGTTTGCCAAGTTGGAACAAGATCCAGAAAACAAACAGGTTCTTTTTGATATCCTGGAAAACCATGCTCGCGTTGCAACCCAGTCAAAGACTTTCACCCAGGAGTGGTTTGCAGATTTCAATTCCAATGTTGGAGTAGTCTTCAACGGAGAGAAGAGTGCAGAAAGTTTTTGTATGGAGTTCAAGCCTGGAATCCAGCAGATGCTTGATGATAGTATTGCATTGAGTAAAGAATTCTCTTTGTAA